The Nocardia sp. BMG51109 nucleotide sequence GTTGGACAGGCCGTGCAGGCCCGGTACCAGTTCGTGCGGCGTGTGGGCGCTGCGATTGCTGTGCCACCACAGCGTTTCCAGGTCGGATACCACCAGGTTGTAACCGTTGTAGTCGTCCGCCGCGGCAGCGACGCCGCGGACGAACTTCTCCGGGCCCACCTCGCCGCGCAGGTAGTCCATCAGCAGCGCACCCCGCGAGCGGGCGTCGATGCGCCCCTCGGCCGGCCCGCGCACGTTGGTGACCGCGGCGAACCGGTGCTGCGGCCGCATCAGCCCCAGCCAGGTGCTCGGGACCGCATTGCGGGCGCCCAGATCCCGCCCCGCCAGCAGTCCCGGAACCTCGGGCCACACCCGCATGGATTCGGTTGGCCGCGTGTAGAACTCGTCCCGGTTGGCGGCCACGATCAACCGGTACTCCGGGTGGGCCCGCC carries:
- a CDS encoding NRDE family protein, which encodes MCLILVGWRAHPEYRLIVAANRDEFYTRPTESMRVWPEVPGLLAGRDLGARNAVPSTWLGLMRPQHRFAAVTNVRGPAEGRIDARSRGALLMDYLRGEVGPEKFVRGVAAAADDYNGYNLVVSDLETLWWHSNRSAHTPHELVPGLHGLSNGALLGSAAAGPDGIPAVVHTDNGAAAWPKVRDGLTALHAAIDANPGDPAGYFDVLADRTTAPDDELPHTGLPHRRERAVSARFVADTMHGTRCSTVLLVREDGAYTVAERSFGRRGHPQGEVSFTGSLKLPT